The genomic window GTAAGGaagatgcagacagagagatagcaggTGGTGTTCAGGTCTTCAGCGCTCTGAAGGAGTCTGTTGAGAGAAGCCAGGCCGAGCTCATCGACACGatcaaagagaagcagagagagacagagaaacaggctgaaggcttcatcaaagagctggaacaggaaatctctgagctgaagaagagaagctctgaggtggagcagctctcacgctctgaagaccacctccacctcctccaaagCCTCCCGTCCCTGAACGCTGCTCCACCCACCAAGGACTGGACAGAAGTCAGCGTCCGTCCACCTTCATATGAGGGGACTGTGGGGAGAGCTGTGAATCAGCTGGAGGAGACGCTCAGTAAACAGATGAAGAAGCTGCTTGAGGCCGAGCTGAAGAGGGTCCAGCAGTATGCAGTGGATGTGACACTCGATCCTGATACAGCACATCCCTACCTCATCCTGTCTGATGATGAGAAACAAGTAAAGTGTGGTGATGTAAAGAAGAATCTCCCAGACAATCCAGAGAGATTTGATACTTGTACCTGTGTCTTAGTAAAGCAGAGTTTCTCTTCAGGAAGATTTTACTACGAGGTTCATGTTAAAGGGAAGACTGACTGGACTTTAGGAGTGGCCAGAGAGTCGATCAACAGGAAGGGAAAAATCAAAGCGAGTCCTCAGGATGGTTACTGGAGGTTATGTTTGAGGAATCAAAATGAGTACAAAGCTCTTGCTGACCCTCCGGTCATTCTCTCTCTGAAGTTTCTTCCTGAGAAGGTGGGGGTGTTTGTGGATTATGAGGAGGGTCTGGTCTCCTTTTATGACGTTGATGCTGCAGCTCTTATCTACTCCTTTACTGGCTGCTGCTTCACTGAGAAACTCTACCCATACTTTAGTCCTTGTCCTAACGATGGTGGTAAAAACTCTGCCCCTCTGATCATCTCTCCTGTCAATCACACTGAGTAGAACAACCATTTGATTTTCTAcaattaatgtaataaatttatatttgttgcCAATGTGCAGTTTTTCAAGAATGTTAAATCATCACAAAACAACGTCGTCAGAAATAAGAAGCATTTACACGTTccttaactttttattttctgatcaTTGTTTCTAAAAGTGTTGCATACTGGCACAAATTACTGAAGAGCAGTTGATAAATGAGACaaaagtcttttgtttttctctctttttctttttaaataaacaaaagcaaaataatgtttttattgtgtctgattaaaggggcattatggagtcttcagcggccactagtgatgcagttttaagattgcaaccaggcgtgcgctcgcttgaactcatgagcgagcatagtCCGAAACACAAACGCtctcatacagaaatcctgcaataaacgcagaagcACCAGCacgcaggctgtggcttttcactcagacatgttcaggttcTGTTACTTCAgcgttcccggctcagaggcagaaCAACGCCGGCTCCGTAcatttcattcagcgcagcgatagttttcagtcacgtgacatgagCGGTgccct from Micropterus dolomieu isolate WLL.071019.BEF.003 ecotype Adirondacks unplaced genomic scaffold, ASM2129224v1 contig_13999, whole genome shotgun sequence includes these protein-coding regions:
- the LOC123966691 gene encoding E3 ubiquitin-protein ligase TRIM21-like; amino-acid sequence: EDADREIAGGVQVFSALKESVERSQAELIDTIKEKQRETEKQAEGFIKELEQEISELKKRSSEVEQLSRSEDHLHLLQSLPSLNAAPPTKDWTEVSVRPPSYEGTVGRAVNQLEETLSKQMKKLLEAELKRVQQYAVDVTLDPDTAHPYLILSDDEKQVKCGDVKKNLPDNPERFDTCTCVLVKQSFSSGRFYYEVHVKGKTDWTLGVARESINRKGKIKASPQDGYWRLCLRNQNEYKALADPPVILSLKFLPEKVGVFVDYEEGLVSFYDVDAAALIYSFTGCCFTEKLYPYFSPCPNDGGKNSAPLIISPVNHTE